The following coding sequences are from one Salvia hispanica cultivar TCC Black 2014 chromosome 3, UniMelb_Shisp_WGS_1.0, whole genome shotgun sequence window:
- the LOC125211586 gene encoding probable histone H2A.3 produces the protein MAGRGKTLGSGAAKKAQSRSSKAGLQFPVGRIARFLKAGKYAERVGAGAPVYLAAVLEYLAAEVLELAGNAARDNKKTRIVPRHIQLAVRNDEELSKLLGDVTIANGGVMPNIHNLLLPKKAGGSSKPTADDDD, from the exons ATGGCTGGGCGTGGTAAGACTCTTGGATCCGGAGCGGCCAAGAAAGCCCAATCGCGTAGCAGCAAGGCCGGCCTCCAATTCCCCGTTGGCAGAATTGCCAGATTCCTCAAGGCCGGCAAATACGCCGAGCGTGTCGGCGCCGGCGCTCCCGTTTACCTCGCTGCGGTTCTCGAATACTTGGCTGCTGAG GTGTTGGAATTGGCTGGAAATGCGGCGAGAGACAACAAAAAGACGAGAATTGTTCCGCGGCACATTCAATTGGCGGTGAGAAATGATGAGGAGTTGAGCAAATTACTTGGTGATGTGACGATTGCGAACGGCGGTGTGATGCCCAATATCCACAACCTCCTTCTACCGAAGAAGGCGGGTGGATCATCAAAGCCCACCgctgatgatgatgattaa